One genomic region from Campylobacter sp. RM5004 encodes:
- a CDS encoding 3-oxoacyl-[acyl-carrier-protein] synthase III C-terminal domain-containing protein — MRNIDIAGIGVALPREVSNDELEKKFNLSSIEKVTKLKSRHFFDDVKDIDEYILKAVDEALKNANITKDKIACIISSGAVNKMAIPYNASNIHRLLKLSSNVGSFDVNMTCLSFLRAFDIASRMIEEFEYILFVSVDVASVGLDWENLGTAGLFGDGISAVIFKKSSSGGLIKSNFYTCSSGYEICTLKSGGYLYNPRDYKDQSKLGQFCMNGKELFRLVMNEMPAFLADCNINYDEISYIIPHQASFSSLKNAIKYLKLPSEKIINIFENHGNQIASSLPIALNFVIKTKDLKSGEKLLFLGTGAGVSLGCVLWQKP; from the coding sequence ATGAGAAATATTGATATAGCAGGAATAGGAGTAGCTTTACCTAGAGAAGTTAGTAATGATGAGCTTGAGAAGAAGTTTAATCTATCAAGTATAGAGAAGGTTACAAAGCTAAAATCAAGACATTTTTTTGATGATGTAAAGGATATTGATGAATATATTTTAAAAGCCGTTGATGAAGCTTTAAAAAATGCAAATATTACTAAAGATAAAATCGCTTGTATTATAAGTTCTGGTGCAGTAAATAAAATGGCGATTCCATATAATGCTTCAAATATTCATAGATTATTAAAGCTTTCAAGTAATGTTGGAAGTTTTGATGTGAATATGACTTGTTTATCATTTTTAAGAGCATTTGATATTGCTAGTAGAATGATTGAAGAATTCGAATATATTTTATTTGTTAGTGTTGATGTAGCAAGTGTTGGGCTTGATTGGGAAAATCTTGGCACAGCAGGATTATTTGGAGATGGTATTAGTGCAGTTATTTTTAAAAAATCATCAAGCGGGGGACTAATTAAAAGTAATTTTTACACTTGCTCAAGTGGTTATGAGATTTGCACTTTAAAATCAGGTGGGTATTTGTATAATCCAAGAGATTATAAAGACCAAAGCAAATTAGGGCAATTTTGTATGAATGGCAAGGAATTATTTAGGCTTGTAATGAATGAAATGCCTGCATTTTTAGCAGATTGTAATATAAATTATGATGAAATTTCTTATATTATTCCACATCAAGCAAGTTTTAGTTCTTTAAAAAACGCTATAAAATATTTAAAATTGCCTAGCGAAAAAATTATAAATATTTTTGAAAACCACGGAAATCAAATAGCATCATCACTTCCAATTGCACTTAATTTCGTAATTAAAACCAAAGACTTAAAAAGTGGCGAAAAATTATTATTTTTAGGCACTGGTGCAGGGGTTTCGCTAGGATGTGTATTATGGCAAAAACCTTAG
- a CDS encoding acyl-[ACP]--phospholipid O-acyltransferase, with amino-acid sequence MDFFKIKGIIAFLTIGFLNAFVDLGHKIIIQNTIYKVYEGSTQLLLTAIINALILLPYIFAFSLSGFLADRFSKNKVMKISALINVFLLLIICFSYYLGNFYLAFIMTLILGIQSAFYSPAKYGYIKELVGVKKLAIGNASINAVSIIAILLGMLVFSLGFEMLLDIFISKEDILMQVAPLGIILVLFAFCEYLLARTLPETRADNKDLAFNKADYLRAKLLKNNLSLIFKNNTIWLSIIGISLFWAISQLYLVSFPVFAKNHLNESNTFYVQLVLAASAIGVIVGSIIAGRFSKNYIELGLIPLGALGILICSILISFINSLSLFALVFFIFGVSGSCFVVALSSLVQFNAKENELGVVLAGNNFIQNIFMLSFVIIATLFAYLQIDVLYLFYFIVLVALCGSLYVVLKLPFSLVRILVSLAFLQKYRLFVNGFENIPQNGGVLLLGNHISFIDWAIIQMAIPKKVHFVMERKYYQKWYIRMFVKHFGVIPVNQAASKEALELIASFIKKGEIVCLFPEGTLSRHGHLNEFKSGYELACKNLSENDGVIIAFYIYGLWGSSFSRSKEEYNLSNKKISKREISLAFSKPLSIHTSKEKLKQKVFELSFIATKLQCDNLTSIEKSFIDTAKKYSSNIAISDPLAGEISYKKLLALSLMLSKKIPNNDNIGIILPASFASSLINLASLIAGKCVVNLNYTAGITAIKKAILNANIKHIYTSKKFLEKLESKGFKLELDNVKLIYLEDIVSHFKKEKLKVLSYIFIITILPSFMLKAIFTKNYSNEKTAAILFSSGSEGTPKGVMLSHKNILSNISSISNVICARNNDVILSSLPPFHAFGLTVTTFMPLIEGIKSASYADPTDALGIAKVIVKNEVSIMCATSTFLGIYARNKKLDEIMFESLRIVVAGAEKLKPEIKTAFELKFKKNIYEGYGATETTPVASVNLPNQFDSTYWTLHRANKVGSVGMPLIGTAIRIVDPNSLKELGVNEDGLILIGGHQVMQGYLNDTNKTNEVIVEIDGIRWYKTGDKGHLDEDGFLYIVDRYSRFAKIGGEMISLGLVEEMVAKITGDLKVCATSLEDSKKGELIALVIECDESEFNNLVDLIKQSEMLAIYKPSLYIHTNAMPILGSGKVDYSKVKALAKEFELGI; translated from the coding sequence ATGGACTTTTTTAAAATTAAAGGCATAATTGCTTTTTTAACAATAGGATTTTTAAATGCCTTTGTAGATTTAGGGCATAAAATTATAATTCAAAATACGATTTATAAGGTTTATGAAGGAAGCACGCAATTATTACTTACAGCTATCATAAATGCTTTGATATTATTACCTTATATTTTCGCATTTTCACTCTCAGGCTTTTTAGCCGATAGATTTTCAAAAAATAAAGTTATGAAAATCTCAGCTTTAATTAATGTATTTTTACTCTTAATAATTTGCTTTTCATATTATTTAGGTAATTTTTATTTAGCATTTATAATGACTTTAATTCTAGGCATACAATCAGCCTTTTATTCTCCTGCAAAATACGGCTATATTAAAGAATTAGTTGGTGTTAAAAAACTTGCTATCGGTAATGCTAGTATTAATGCTGTTAGTATAATAGCTATTTTACTTGGAATGCTAGTGTTTTCGCTTGGTTTTGAAATGCTTTTAGATATTTTTATTAGTAAAGAAGATATTTTAATGCAGGTTGCTCCTTTAGGAATTATCTTAGTTCTTTTTGCATTTTGTGAATATTTATTAGCAAGAACTTTGCCAGAAACTAGAGCAGATAATAAAGATTTAGCCTTTAATAAAGCAGATTATTTAAGAGCAAAATTGCTTAAAAACAACCTTAGCCTAATCTTTAAAAACAATACAATTTGGCTTAGCATAATAGGTATTTCATTATTTTGGGCAATTTCACAGCTTTATTTAGTATCTTTTCCTGTATTTGCTAAAAATCATCTAAACGAAAGCAATACATTTTATGTGCAATTAGTATTAGCAGCAAGTGCAATAGGCGTAATCGTTGGCTCAATAATAGCAGGAAGATTTTCTAAAAACTACATTGAATTAGGGCTTATTCCACTTGGTGCATTAGGTATATTAATATGCTCAATTTTAATTAGTTTTATAAATAGCTTAAGTTTATTTGCCTTAGTATTTTTTATATTTGGAGTTAGTGGAAGTTGCTTTGTGGTTGCGCTTAGCTCTTTAGTGCAATTTAATGCTAAAGAAAATGAATTAGGCGTAGTTTTAGCAGGAAATAACTTTATTCAAAATATTTTTATGCTAAGTTTTGTAATTATTGCAACCTTGTTTGCGTATTTACAAATTGATGTTTTATATTTGTTTTATTTCATTGTTTTGGTTGCTCTTTGTGGCTCTTTATATGTTGTTTTAAAACTACCTTTTTCTTTGGTAAGAATATTAGTAAGTTTAGCGTTTTTGCAAAAATATAGATTATTTGTAAATGGCTTTGAAAATATCCCACAAAATGGCGGAGTGTTGTTGTTAGGAAATCATATTTCTTTTATTGATTGGGCTATTATACAAATGGCTATTCCTAAAAAAGTTCATTTTGTAATGGAGAGAAAATACTATCAAAAATGGTATATTAGAATGTTTGTAAAGCATTTTGGAGTAATTCCTGTAAATCAAGCTGCAAGTAAAGAAGCCTTAGAATTAATAGCTAGTTTTATTAAAAAAGGCGAAATCGTATGTTTGTTTCCTGAAGGCACACTCTCAAGACACGGACATTTGAATGAATTTAAAAGTGGATATGAATTAGCTTGCAAAAATCTTAGTGAAAATGATGGAGTTATCATTGCTTTTTATATTTATGGGCTTTGGGGAAGTTCGTTTTCAAGAAGTAAAGAAGAATATAATTTAAGCAATAAAAAAATATCAAAAAGAGAAATTTCTCTAGCATTTAGCAAGCCTTTAAGTATTCATACAAGTAAAGAAAAATTAAAGCAAAAGGTATTTGAATTATCTTTTATTGCAACAAAACTTCAATGCGATAATCTTACTAGCATAGAAAAATCATTCATTGATACAGCTAAAAAGTATTCATCAAATATAGCTATAAGCGATCCTTTAGCAGGTGAAATAAGTTATAAAAAACTTTTAGCTCTAAGTCTAATGCTTAGCAAAAAAATCCCTAATAATGATAATATCGGAATAATTTTACCAGCTTCTTTTGCTTCAAGTCTAATAAATCTAGCAAGTTTAATCGCTGGAAAGTGCGTTGTAAATCTAAACTATACAGCAGGAATTACTGCTATTAAAAAAGCCATTTTAAATGCAAATATAAAGCATATTTATACATCTAAAAAATTCTTAGAAAAGCTTGAAAGCAAAGGCTTTAAACTTGAGTTAGATAATGTTAAATTAATTTATTTAGAAGATATAGTTAGTCACTTTAAAAAAGAAAAATTAAAAGTATTAAGCTATATATTTATAATCACAATTTTGCCAAGTTTTATGCTAAAGGCAATATTTACGAAAAATTATAGCAATGAAAAAACAGCAGCAATATTATTTAGCAGTGGAAGTGAAGGCACGCCAAAAGGTGTAATGTTAAGCCATAAAAATATTTTAAGCAATATTAGTTCAATCTCAAATGTAATTTGTGCTAGAAATAATGATGTAATTCTTTCATCTTTACCACCATTTCATGCATTTGGCCTAACGGTTACAACTTTTATGCCATTAATTGAAGGAATTAAGAGTGCAAGCTATGCTGATCCAACCGATGCTTTAGGTATTGCAAAAGTTATTGTAAAAAATGAAGTTAGTATTATGTGTGCAACTTCAACATTTTTAGGAATATATGCAAGAAATAAAAAGCTTGATGAGATTATGTTTGAAAGTCTTAGAATTGTTGTTGCAGGGGCTGAGAAATTAAAGCCTGAGATTAAAACAGCATTTGAGTTAAAGTTTAAAAAGAATATTTATGAAGGTTATGGAGCTACTGAGACAACACCAGTTGCTAGTGTGAATTTGCCAAATCAATTTGATAGCACTTATTGGACTTTGCATAGAGCAAATAAAGTTGGAAGCGTTGGAATGCCACTAATTGGCACGGCTATTAGAATAGTTGATCCAAATAGCCTTAAAGAGCTTGGAGTAAATGAAGACGGGCTTATTTTAATAGGCGGACATCAAGTAATGCAAGGATATTTAAACGATACTAATAAAACTAATGAAGTAATAGTAGAAATTGATGGCATTAGATGGTATAAAACAGGCGATAAAGGACATTTAGATGAAGATGGATTTTTATATATCGTAGATAGATATTCAAGGTTTGCAAAAATCGGCGGAGAGATGATTTCACTTGGTTTAGTTGAAGAAATGGTAGCAAAAATTACAGGGGATTTAAAAGTATGTGCAACTTCACTTGAAGATAGCAAAAAAGGAGAATTAATAGCACTTGTAATTGAATGTGATGAGAGTGAGTTTAATAATCTTGTAGATTTAATAAAACAAAGCGAAATGCTTGCAATTTATAAGCCAAGTTTATACATTCACACAAATGCTATGCCTATTTTAGGAAGTGGCAAGGTAGATTATTCTAAAGTAAAGGCTTTGGCAAAAGAATTTGAATTAGGAATTTAA
- a CDS encoding NAD(P)-dependent oxidoreductase encodes MAKTLDYILTGATGGLGRAFVDYINDKDSILALGRNEVIGASLNANFKKCDLSNLDEVLNVFSKANCLIHSAALSSAWGSLDEFYKHNVLATSNIIKAAKEHGIKKLIFISSPSIYFDYTNRFNIKEDLVIKKFASLYTYTKFLAEHLVLTSGLKYVILRPRGIFGEYDNVLLPRLKKLNFMPLVNDEVICDITYSANVAHAIYLASKCDENLVFNITNDESLKLKDVYTLIQDILEPNLKIKKVNQKALKIFANTSELLAKAKLIKEPLITNYTLGLISYSQTLDISKAKEILGYEPIYSIKDGLLKCKVK; translated from the coding sequence ATGGCAAAAACCTTAGATTATATTTTAACAGGTGCAACTGGTGGCTTAGGAAGGGCTTTTGTTGATTATATTAATGATAAAGATAGTATTTTAGCTCTTGGTAGAAATGAAGTAATCGGAGCTAGTCTAAATGCTAATTTTAAAAAATGCGATTTAAGTAATTTAGATGAGGTTTTAAATGTATTTTCAAAAGCAAATTGTCTTATACACTCAGCTGCTTTAAGTTCTGCTTGGGGTAGTTTAGATGAGTTTTATAAGCATAATGTTTTAGCAACTTCAAATATTATAAAAGCAGCAAAAGAACATGGTATAAAAAAGTTAATCTTTATTTCAAGTCCTAGCATTTATTTTGATTATACAAATCGCTTTAATATTAAAGAAGATTTAGTGATTAAAAAATTTGCAAGTTTATATACATATACAAAGTTTTTAGCAGAGCATTTAGTTTTAACTTCAGGTTTAAAATATGTGATTTTAAGACCTAGAGGGATATTTGGAGAATATGATAATGTATTGCTTCCAAGGCTTAAAAAGCTTAATTTTATGCCTTTAGTAAATGATGAGGTAATTTGCGATATAACATATTCAGCAAATGTAGCTCATGCTATTTATTTAGCTAGTAAATGTGATGAAAATTTAGTTTTTAATATAACAAATGATGAGAGCTTAAAATTAAAAGATGTTTATACTTTAATACAAGATATTTTAGAGCCAAATTTAAAGATAAAAAAAGTAAATCAAAAAGCTTTAAAAATATTTGCAAATACTAGCGAACTTTTAGCTAAAGCAAAGCTTATAAAAGAGCCTTTGATTACAAACTATACCTTAGGCTTAATATCTTATTCTCAAACGCTAGATATTAGCAAGGCAAAAGAGATTTTAGGATATGAGCCAATTTATTCTATCAAAGATGGGCTTTTAAAATGCAAAGTAAAATAA
- a CDS encoding 1-aminocyclopropane-1-carboxylate deaminase: protein MYSSLKLFNKNFIVLRDDLLGEINGNKARKLDFLKDVRLPYKHLISYGSSQSNAMQAIALFANKNNYKFSFVVARKCEITGNLKDAIDNNAIIYYANNPLEFARTLHKNDNESFLISEGVCEDYARFGFHKMAKEINALAKHIDFDVFLPSGTYTSAIYLEKYLNKLNPNIRVFTTSCVSADEYFIKQINKLNPNSNLKLLKTAKKYHFAHLYEELFVMLMNIDELKFDLLYDGVGLKAIYENLDDFKENILYIHQGGLIGSNTLKERYLRKYKLT from the coding sequence ATGTATTCAAGCTTAAAATTATTTAATAAAAATTTCATAGTTTTAAGAGATGATTTATTAGGCGAAATTAACGGGAATAAAGCTAGAAAATTAGATTTTTTAAAAGATGTTCGCTTGCCATATAAGCATTTAATCTCTTATGGCTCAAGTCAATCAAACGCAATGCAAGCAATAGCCCTTTTTGCTAATAAAAACAATTATAAATTTTCTTTTGTGGTTGCTAGAAAATGTGAAATTACTGGAAATTTAAAAGATGCCATAGATAATAATGCAATAATTTATTATGCTAATAATCCTTTAGAATTCGCAAGAACTTTACATAAAAATGATAATGAAAGTTTTTTGATTAGCGAAGGTGTTTGCGAAGATTATGCAAGATTTGGTTTTCATAAAATGGCAAAAGAAATAAACGCCTTAGCAAAACATATTGATTTTGATGTATTTTTGCCTAGTGGAACATATACAAGTGCAATTTATCTTGAAAAATATCTAAATAAGCTTAATCCTAATATTAGAGTTTTTACCACAAGTTGCGTTAGTGCAGATGAATATTTTATAAAACAAATCAATAAATTAAATCCTAATTCAAATCTAAAATTATTAAAAACTGCTAAGAAATATCATTTTGCGCATTTATATGAAGAACTTTTTGTTATGCTTATGAATATTGATGAGCTTAAGTTTGATTTGCTTTATGATGGGGTTGGACTTAAAGCTATTTATGAAAATCTTGATGATTTTAAAGAAAATATTTTATATATTCATCAAGGTGGTTTAATAGGCTCAAATACTCTAAAAGAACGCTATTTAAGAAAATATAAATTAACATAA
- a CDS encoding MBL fold metallo-hydrolase: MQSKIIKAKVYITGSCKSYKNIALSSEKLQKTNFLALSVYFEVLFRGKVLNVLFDSGYSKHFFNATAKFPNKLYALITPVKLKKSLKELLEIDGINKIDYIFISHFHADHIGGLLDFKDSFFVSSRSEFEKLFNKNNLLALKNGFLKELIPDDFLEKLVDIESLTKIKNELFDEFLWLDVFRIFRLDGHAKAQFGLAFKYNDLEVLLVSDAVWDIKSIEENIKPSKIANLLFDDSKKFYETLEKLQIFSKQNPNVLIVPSHCESSINKLIKGLKNA; the protein is encoded by the coding sequence ATGCAAAGTAAAATAATAAAAGCAAAGGTTTATATAACAGGCTCTTGTAAAAGTTATAAAAATATAGCCTTAAGTAGTGAGAAATTGCAAAAGACTAATTTTTTAGCCTTGAGTGTTTATTTTGAAGTACTTTTTCGGGGTAAAGTTTTAAATGTTTTATTTGATAGTGGATATTCTAAGCATTTTTTTAATGCAACTGCAAAATTTCCAAATAAATTATATGCACTAATAACTCCTGTAAAGCTTAAAAAAAGCCTAAAAGAATTGCTTGAAATTGATGGAATAAACAAGATTGATTATATTTTTATATCTCATTTTCATGCTGATCATATAGGTGGTTTGCTTGATTTTAAGGATAGTTTTTTTGTAAGTTCTAGGAGTGAATTTGAAAAATTATTTAATAAAAATAATTTATTAGCATTAAAAAATGGCTTTTTAAAAGAGTTAATTCCAGATGATTTTTTAGAAAAGTTAGTTGATATTGAAAGTTTAACAAAGATAAAAAATGAATTATTTGATGAGTTTTTATGGCTTGATGTTTTTAGGATTTTTAGATTAGATGGACATGCAAAGGCTCAATTTGGTTTAGCTTTTAAATATAATGATTTAGAAGTATTATTAGTTTCTGATGCAGTGTGGGATATAAAAAGTATTGAAGAAAATATAAAGCCTTCTAAGATAGCTAATTTGCTTTTTGATGATAGTAAAAAATTTTATGAAACTTTAGAAAAATTACAGATTTTTTCTAAGCAAAATCCTAATGTTTTAATAGTTCCAAGTCATTGCGAAAGCAGTATAAATAAACTTATAAAAGGGCTAAAAAATGCTTAA
- a CDS encoding sodium/glutamate symporter, with protein MNTINYGIAKLISNDNGSSILELNFYSTFICIMLVLILGRVITKYSKFLKNYDIPEPVTGGIIVAFILFLSSYYANFTIKFAEDIKTPLLLAFYATVGLSADFNSIKKGGSLLITFAIAVFVLLIVQNGIGVAVMKAMGENPLIGLLGGSITLSGGHGTGAAWGATFQASPYNFSQATDIAMACATYGLIAGGLIGGPMANYLVKKFNLKSDEIESSETSSDEAFTSPQKVRLITSDSFITSLSLIALALVIGNTIDYLCNFLNKITIHEVVDKVTGAVTMESNSVLSFLDSMPTFVWCLFAGIIIRNGFSSLNIHKVFDREVGVIGNVALSLFLAMSIMTLNIVELIKLAIPISVLLIIQTIAIIIYVRYVTFVICGKNYAAACLVAGHCGFGMGATPTAIANLQAVTNHFGPCKIAFIIVPIMGGFLVDIVNAIIINGFVKFL; from the coding sequence ATGAACACAATAAATTATGGCATTGCTAAACTTATTAGCAATGATAATGGTTCTAGCATACTTGAGCTTAATTTTTATAGCACATTTATTTGTATTATGCTAGTTTTAATTTTAGGAAGAGTAATTACCAAATACTCAAAATTCTTAAAAAATTACGATATTCCTGAGCCTGTAACTGGCGGTATTATCGTTGCATTTATCTTATTCTTGTCTAGCTATTATGCTAATTTTACTATTAAGTTTGCAGAAGATATCAAAACTCCGCTTTTACTAGCATTTTATGCTACGGTTGGGCTTAGTGCTGATTTTAATAGCATTAAAAAAGGTGGTAGTTTATTAATCACTTTTGCTATTGCTGTTTTTGTTTTACTAATAGTTCAAAATGGTATCGGAGTAGCTGTAATGAAAGCTATGGGTGAAAATCCTTTAATAGGCTTACTAGGTGGCTCAATTACTCTAAGTGGTGGTCATGGAACAGGTGCAGCATGGGGCGCTACATTTCAAGCAAGCCCTTATAATTTCTCTCAAGCAACCGATATAGCAATGGCATGTGCAACATATGGACTTATTGCTGGTGGTCTTATAGGTGGTCCTATGGCAAACTATTTAGTAAAGAAATTTAATCTAAAAAGCGATGAAATAGAAAGCAGTGAAACTTCAAGCGATGAAGCATTCACAAGCCCACAAAAAGTAAGATTAATAACAAGTGATAGTTTTATTACAAGCTTAAGCTTAATCGCACTTGCTTTAGTAATAGGTAATACTATTGATTATTTATGTAATTTTTTAAATAAAATCACTATACATGAAGTAGTTGATAAAGTAACTGGTGCAGTAACTATGGAGTCTAATAGTGTATTAAGCTTCTTAGATAGTATGCCAACTTTCGTTTGGTGCTTATTTGCTGGAATTATTATTAGAAACGGCTTTAGCTCGCTTAATATTCATAAAGTTTTTGATAGAGAAGTAGGCGTTATCGGAAACGTTGCTTTATCATTATTCTTAGCAATGTCAATTATGACTTTAAATATCGTTGAGCTTATAAAACTAGCTATTCCGATTAGCGTATTATTAATAATTCAAACAATAGCAATTATTATTTATGTAAGATATGTAACCTTTGTAATATGTGGCAAAAACTACGCAGCTGCTTGTCTTGTTGCAGGGCATTGCGGCTTTGGTATGGGAGCAACTCCAACAGCGATTGCAAACTTACAAGCTGTAACTAATCACTTCGGACCTTGCAAAATAGCATTTATTATCGTTCCTATTATGGGTGGATTTTTAGTAGATATTGTAAATGCTATTATAATTAACGGCTTTGTGAAGTTTTTATAA
- a CDS encoding LptF/LptG family permease: protein MIKKYLFRQFIGSFLSIFLTLFLVSSIIVLFQIAKITSYIELSLYELFKLYSLMSVKLILFTIPISFFITCFMCVLRLSKENEIIMLFSLGYSPRKISNFFSILALFVSSILLVISIVFMPLSFSLYDNFIDYKRAFSKINLKNNNFGQKIGNYIYFANESKDGGYEDIILYSYKGANEQILIAKNGKITNEDNKISFLLENVTLYNFKQNLEIAKIKNLNFSTLINSTITDIKSFKEYWKDYKSPSKSKELVIYIMLSLLPIASVHFALAFSIISSRYEKSHEYLAMLVFLIIYLVPMMLFLNYHFYTIIITFSIAFFISKLCFRKKILSRY from the coding sequence ATGATTAAGAAGTATTTATTTAGACAATTTATAGGTTCGTTTTTATCAATATTTTTAACTTTATTTTTAGTAAGCTCAATTATTGTTCTTTTTCAAATAGCAAAAATTACTTCATATATTGAATTAAGCCTTTATGAATTGTTTAAATTATATTCTTTAATGAGCGTAAAACTCATTCTTTTTACAATACCTATAAGCTTTTTTATAACCTGCTTTATGTGTGTTTTAAGACTATCTAAAGAAAATGAAATAATTATGCTTTTTTCTTTAGGATATTCGCCTAGAAAAATCTCTAATTTTTTTAGTATTTTAGCTCTTTTTGTAAGCTCTATTTTATTAGTAATTAGTATTGTTTTTATGCCACTTAGCTTTTCGTTGTATGATAATTTTATTGATTATAAAAGAGCTTTTTCTAAGATAAATCTTAAAAATAATAATTTCGGACAAAAGATAGGAAATTATATTTATTTTGCTAATGAGTCTAAAGATGGCGGTTATGAAGATATTATTTTATATTCTTATAAAGGTGCTAACGAGCAAATCTTAATCGCAAAAAATGGCAAAATCACAAACGAAGATAATAAAATATCATTTTTATTAGAAAATGTAACTTTATATAATTTTAAGCAAAATTTAGAAATTGCAAAGATAAAAAACCTTAATTTTAGCACCTTAATTAATTCAACGATTACTGATATAAAATCTTTTAAAGAATACTGGAAAGATTACAAAAGCCCTTCAAAATCAAAAGAATTAGTAATTTATATAATGCTTAGCTTACTACCGATTGCAAGCGTTCATTTTGCTTTAGCATTTAGCATAATTAGCTCAAGATATGAAAAAAGTCATGAATATTTGGCTATGCTTGTGTTTTTGATAATTTATCTTGTTCCTATGATGCTGTTTTTAAATTATCATTTTTATACGATTATTATTACATTTAGCATAGCGTTTTTTATCTCAAAACTTTGTTTTAGAAAGAAAATCCTTAGTAGGTATTAA
- a CDS encoding metallophosphoesterase: MNIVFSILYFLAIFFTNANILLRVIKLNTFNKIRKLIVALFSLIFALEINILSDINLVKELLFYTLILLIFSTLVFLILMSFQYLKNKQIYSIDFAKNIDIWEIVIFIPLFCIFLSKISFELSIVYTFLAFFFFYKVCKNAIKTPKIKQITLSNNKLKNNLKIALIADIHLKRNLNDDFFKKIVDRINEQKPDLVAISGDLIDGSIKDIKCLHYLNDLSSTYGTFYVLGNHEYYHGVASIVEELKKYNINILDNKSIEFNDFVISGVNDLMGNKLNTFKPDINALKPNSLKANILLTHQPKFAKLHDVSSYDLILAGHTHAGQIFPFSLAVKLEQGFLYGYYKKYNMYVTSGAGFWGVVARLIAKSEIVMINLTSKE, from the coding sequence ATGAATATTGTTTTTAGTATTTTGTATTTTTTGGCTATATTTTTTACTAATGCAAACATTCTTTTAAGAGTAATAAAATTAAATACTTTTAATAAAATTAGAAAATTAATTGTAGCTTTGTTTTCTTTGATATTTGCACTTGAGATAAATATTTTAAGTGATATAAATTTAGTAAAAGAGCTTTTGTTTTATACTTTGATTTTGCTTATTTTTAGCACTTTGGTTTTTTTAATTTTAATGAGTTTTCAATATCTTAAAAATAAGCAGATTTATTCAATAGATTTTGCTAAAAATATTGATATTTGGGAGATTGTAATATTTATTCCATTATTTTGCATATTTTTAAGCAAGATTAGTTTTGAGCTTTCTATCGTTTATACTTTTTTAGCCTTTTTCTTCTTTTATAAAGTATGTAAAAACGCTATCAAAACTCCTAAAATTAAGCAAATTACACTAAGCAATAATAAGCTTAAAAATAATCTTAAAATAGCCCTAATAGCAGATATTCATCTAAAAAGAAATCTAAATGATGATTTTTTTAAAAAAATCGTAGATAGAATAAACGAGCAAAAGCCTGATTTAGTAGCAATTTCGGGGGATTTAATTGATGGCTCTATTAAAGATATTAAATGCCTTCATTATTTAAATGATTTAAGCTCAACTTATGGCACTTTTTATGTCTTAGGCAATCACGAATATTATCACGGAGTTGCAAGCATAGTAGAAGAATTAAAAAAATATAATATAAATATTTTAGATAATAAAAGCATAGAATTTAATGATTTTGTAATCTCAGGTGTAAATGATTTAATGGGAAATAAGCTAAATACCTTTAAGCCTGATATAAATGCCTTAAAACCAAACTCTTTAAAGGCAAATATTTTGCTAACTCATCAGCCAAAATTCGCAAAATTGCATGATGTAAGCTCCTATGATTTAATTCTAGCAGGTCATACTCATGCAGGGCAGATTTTCCCATTTAGCTTAGCTGTAAAGCTTGAACAAGGATTTTTATATGGATATTATAAAAAATACAATATGTATGTAACAAGCGGAGCAGGTTTTTGGGGAGTTGTTGCAAGACTAATTGCAAAAAGTGAGATAGTGATGATTAATTTAACGAGCAAAGAGTAA